Proteins from one Meriones unguiculatus strain TT.TT164.6M chromosome 10, Bangor_MerUng_6.1, whole genome shotgun sequence genomic window:
- the Cc2d1a gene encoding coiled-coil and C2 domain-containing protein 1A isoform X1, whose amino-acid sequence MHKRNGPPAPPGRGAVTARQLGLLVDFSPDGLMIPEDGANDEELEAEFLALVGGQPQALEKLRGKGPLPMEAIEKMARLCMRDLDEDEEGTDEEDVEADEDLLAELNEVLGEEQKTVEPPMPVAQPSGPNQGVEATLQERLALYQSAVESAREAGDSAKMRRYDRGLKTLENLLVSARKGNIINEADIPPPVASGKGPAGHSNAHATPHLTPVNIPAPESSATLEAPSTTAQTSTKPQLPPGPCSPLAQLQSLQREYKVAALHAKHQGDTAAATRHLRVAKSFDPVLEALSRGELVDLSRLPPPPDQLSPESPLPAAQPLAPASAPTRPEVPQPPRSLLEALEQRMERYHVAAAQAKAKGDQRKARMHERIVKQYQDAIRAHKAGRAVDVAELPVPPGFPPIQGLETAEPPQQSLAGVLETAMKLANHDEGSDEEQDEAPKKQNMTAASTTQLKSSPSKAPPSGPAPAGKTAPKGTSTRAQQQLAFLEGRKKQLLQAALRAKQKNDVEGAKMHLRQAKGLEPMLEASRNGLPVDIAKVPPAPVNKDDFVLVQRPGPGLSQEAVRRYGELTKLLRQQHEMCLNHSTQFTHLGNIAETIKFEKLAEDCKRSMDTLKQAFARSLPTPSARFEQRTFSVIKIFPDLSNSDMLLFIVKGINLPTPTGLSPGDLDAFVRFDFPYPNVEEAQKDKTSVIKNTDSPEFKEQFKLCINRGHRGFRRAIQTKGIKFEVVHKGGLFKTDRVLGTAQLKLDMLETACEVHEILEVLDGRRPTGGRLEVMVRIREPLTAQQLETTTERWLVIDHLPAAVSTVPGTKAKVAPIPASSRETGNRSARPLHSLSVLAFDQERLERKILALRQARRPVPPEVAQQYQDVVQRSQWQRAQLEQGGAAIRREYAIHLERQLHFYTEAARRLGYDGSREAAKEALYRRNLVESELQRLRR is encoded by the exons ATGCACAAGAGGAATGGACCCCCTGCACCCCCGGGCCGAGGCGCTGTCACCGCCCGCCAG CTTGGTCTGCTGGTTGACTTCTCCCCAGATGGCCTGATGATCCCTGAGGACGGGGCAAATGATGAGGAACTGGAAGCCGAGTTCTTGGCTTTGGTGGGGGGCCAGCCTCAGGCCCTGGAGAAACTCAGAGGCAAAG GTCCCCTCCCAATGGAGGCCATTGAGAAGATGGCCCGGCTCTGCATGAGAGACctggatgaggatgaggaggggACTGATGAGGAAGATGTGGAGGCCGATGAGGACCTGCTG GCAGAGCTAAATGAGGTCCTTGGAGAAGAGCAGAAGACTGTGGAGCCCCCGATGCCTGTGGCCCAG CCTTCAGGCCCCAACCAAGGAGTAGAGGCCACACTGCAGGAGAGGCTAGCCCTCTACCAGTCTGCAGTGGAGAGTGCCAGGGAAGCTGGGGACAGTGCCAAGATGCGACGCTATGACAGGGGGCTCAAG ACACTGGAAAACCTGCTGGTATCGGCCAGGAAGGGCAACATCATCAATGAGGCAGACATCCCACCGCCTGTGGCCTCAGGGAAGGGACCAGCTGGGCACAGCAATGCCCATGCTACTCCCCACCTGACTCCTGTAAATATACCAGCCCCAGAGTCCAGTGCCACCTTGGAGGCTCCATCTACCACGGCTCAAACCTCTACCAAACCCCAGCTGCCCCCAG GTCCCTGCAGCCCCTTAGCCCAGTTGCAGAGCCTCCAGCGGGAATATAAAGTGGCTGCCCTCCATGCCAAGCACCAGGGTGACACCGCTGCGGCTACCAGACACTTAAGAGTAGCCAAG AGTTTTGATCCTGTCTTGGAGGCCCTGAGCCGTGGAGAACTAGTGGACCTGTCCCGCCTGCCCCCTCCACCTG ACCAACTGTCCCCAGAATCCCCCTTGCCAGCAGCCCAACCTTTGGCTCCTGCCTCAGCACCCACCAGGCCAG AGGTTCCCCAGCCCCCGAGGAGCCTCCTGGAGGCACTGGAGCAGCGAATGGAGCGGTACCATGTGGCTGCAGCCCAGGCCAAGGCCAAGGGTGACCAGCGGAAGGCACGCATGCATGAGCGCATTGTCAAG CAATACCAGGATGCCATTCGAGCCCACAAAGCAGGCCGAGCTGTGGATGTGGCTGAGCTGCCAGTGCCCCCAG GATTTCCCCCGATTCAGGGCTTGGAGACTGCAGAGCCCCCCCAGCAGAGCCTGGCAGGGGTCCTGGAAACTGCCATGAAGCTTGCCAACCATGATGAAGGCTCTGATGAGGAGCAGGATGAGGCTCCTAAGAAG CAAAACATGACTGCTGCCTCCACAACCCAGCTGAAGTCCTCACCCTCCAAGGCACCTCCATCAGGCCCAGCCCCGGCAGGCAAAACCGCACCCAAGGGCACATCCACCAGGG CCCAACAGCAGCTGGCCTTCCTGGAGGGCCGAAAGAAGCAGCTCCTGCAGGCCGCGCTGCGCGCCAAGCAAAAGAATGACGTAGAGGGCGCCAAGATGCATCTGCGCCAAGCCAAAGGGCTAGAGCCCATGCTAGAGGCCTCTCGTAATGGCCTGCCTGTGGACATTGCCAAG GTGCCGCCTGCCCCTGTGAACAAGGATGATTTTGTACTGGTGCAGCGGCCTGGCCCAGGCCTGTCTCAGGAGGCTGTGCGACGCTATGGGGAGCTTACCAAACTCCTGAGACAGCAACATGAA ATGTGTCTGAATCACTCCACACAGTTCACCCACCTGGGCAACATCGCTGAAACTATTAA GTTCGAGAAACTGGCAGAAGACTGTAAGCGGAGCATGGACACCTTAAAGCAGGCCTTTGCCCGCAGTCTGCCCACCCCTTCAGCCCGCTTTGAGCAGAGGACCTTCAGTGTTATCAA GATCTTTCCGGACTTGAGCAACAGTGACATGCTCCTGTTTATCGTGAAGGGCATCAACTTGCCCACACCCACAG GGCTGTCCCCTGGTGACCTGGATGCCTTTGTCCGGTTCGACTTCCCTTACCCCAATGTG GAAGAAGCTCAGAAAGACAAGACCAGTGTAATCAAAAATACAGACTCCCCTG AATTCAAGGAGCAGTTCAAACTCTGCATCAACCGTGGCCACCGTGGCTTCCGAAGGGCCATCCAAACCAAGGGCATCAAGTTCGAAGTGGTCCACAAGGG GGGCCTATTCAAGACTGACAGGGTGCTGGGTACAGCCCAGCTGAAGCTGGATATGTTGGAGACGGCTTGTGAAGTCCATGAGATCCTGGAG GTTTTGGATGGTCGCCGGCCCACAGGGGGCCGGCTTGAAGTGATGGTTCGGATCCGGGAGCCACTGACAGCCCAGCAGTTGGAGACTACAACTGAGAGGTGGCTGGTCATTGATCACCTTCCAGCAGCTGTGAGCACA GTCCCTGGGACCAAAGCAAAGGTGGCCCCCATACCTGCCTCTTCGAGGGAAACAGGGAATAG ATCAGCACGGCCCCTGCATAGCCTTAGCGTGCTGGCCTTTGACCAAGAGCGACTAGAAAGGAAG ATCCTGGCCCTGAGGCAGGCACGCCGGCCTGTGCCCCCAGAAGTGGCCCAGCAGTACCAGGACGTAGTACAGCGTAGCCAGTGGCAGAGGGCACAGCTGGAACAGGGGGGTGCTGCCATCCGAAGGG
- the Cc2d1a gene encoding coiled-coil and C2 domain-containing protein 1A isoform X2, translated as MIPEDGANDEELEAEFLALVGGQPQALEKLRGKGPLPMEAIEKMARLCMRDLDEDEEGTDEEDVEADEDLLAELNEVLGEEQKTVEPPMPVAQPSGPNQGVEATLQERLALYQSAVESAREAGDSAKMRRYDRGLKTLENLLVSARKGNIINEADIPPPVASGKGPAGHSNAHATPHLTPVNIPAPESSATLEAPSTTAQTSTKPQLPPGPCSPLAQLQSLQREYKVAALHAKHQGDTAAATRHLRVAKSFDPVLEALSRGELVDLSRLPPPPDQLSPESPLPAAQPLAPASAPTRPEVPQPPRSLLEALEQRMERYHVAAAQAKAKGDQRKARMHERIVKQYQDAIRAHKAGRAVDVAELPVPPGFPPIQGLETAEPPQQSLAGVLETAMKLANHDEGSDEEQDEAPKKQNMTAASTTQLKSSPSKAPPSGPAPAGKTAPKGTSTRAQQQLAFLEGRKKQLLQAALRAKQKNDVEGAKMHLRQAKGLEPMLEASRNGLPVDIAKVPPAPVNKDDFVLVQRPGPGLSQEAVRRYGELTKLLRQQHEMCLNHSTQFTHLGNIAETIKFEKLAEDCKRSMDTLKQAFARSLPTPSARFEQRTFSVIKIFPDLSNSDMLLFIVKGINLPTPTGLSPGDLDAFVRFDFPYPNVEEAQKDKTSVIKNTDSPEFKEQFKLCINRGHRGFRRAIQTKGIKFEVVHKGGLFKTDRVLGTAQLKLDMLETACEVHEILEVLDGRRPTGGRLEVMVRIREPLTAQQLETTTERWLVIDHLPAAVSTVPGTKAKVAPIPASSRETGNRSARPLHSLSVLAFDQERLERKILALRQARRPVPPEVAQQYQDVVQRSQWQRAQLEQGGAAIRREYAIHLERQLHFYTEAARRLGYDGSREAAKEALYRRNLVESELQRLRR; from the exons ATGATCCCTGAGGACGGGGCAAATGATGAGGAACTGGAAGCCGAGTTCTTGGCTTTGGTGGGGGGCCAGCCTCAGGCCCTGGAGAAACTCAGAGGCAAAG GTCCCCTCCCAATGGAGGCCATTGAGAAGATGGCCCGGCTCTGCATGAGAGACctggatgaggatgaggaggggACTGATGAGGAAGATGTGGAGGCCGATGAGGACCTGCTG GCAGAGCTAAATGAGGTCCTTGGAGAAGAGCAGAAGACTGTGGAGCCCCCGATGCCTGTGGCCCAG CCTTCAGGCCCCAACCAAGGAGTAGAGGCCACACTGCAGGAGAGGCTAGCCCTCTACCAGTCTGCAGTGGAGAGTGCCAGGGAAGCTGGGGACAGTGCCAAGATGCGACGCTATGACAGGGGGCTCAAG ACACTGGAAAACCTGCTGGTATCGGCCAGGAAGGGCAACATCATCAATGAGGCAGACATCCCACCGCCTGTGGCCTCAGGGAAGGGACCAGCTGGGCACAGCAATGCCCATGCTACTCCCCACCTGACTCCTGTAAATATACCAGCCCCAGAGTCCAGTGCCACCTTGGAGGCTCCATCTACCACGGCTCAAACCTCTACCAAACCCCAGCTGCCCCCAG GTCCCTGCAGCCCCTTAGCCCAGTTGCAGAGCCTCCAGCGGGAATATAAAGTGGCTGCCCTCCATGCCAAGCACCAGGGTGACACCGCTGCGGCTACCAGACACTTAAGAGTAGCCAAG AGTTTTGATCCTGTCTTGGAGGCCCTGAGCCGTGGAGAACTAGTGGACCTGTCCCGCCTGCCCCCTCCACCTG ACCAACTGTCCCCAGAATCCCCCTTGCCAGCAGCCCAACCTTTGGCTCCTGCCTCAGCACCCACCAGGCCAG AGGTTCCCCAGCCCCCGAGGAGCCTCCTGGAGGCACTGGAGCAGCGAATGGAGCGGTACCATGTGGCTGCAGCCCAGGCCAAGGCCAAGGGTGACCAGCGGAAGGCACGCATGCATGAGCGCATTGTCAAG CAATACCAGGATGCCATTCGAGCCCACAAAGCAGGCCGAGCTGTGGATGTGGCTGAGCTGCCAGTGCCCCCAG GATTTCCCCCGATTCAGGGCTTGGAGACTGCAGAGCCCCCCCAGCAGAGCCTGGCAGGGGTCCTGGAAACTGCCATGAAGCTTGCCAACCATGATGAAGGCTCTGATGAGGAGCAGGATGAGGCTCCTAAGAAG CAAAACATGACTGCTGCCTCCACAACCCAGCTGAAGTCCTCACCCTCCAAGGCACCTCCATCAGGCCCAGCCCCGGCAGGCAAAACCGCACCCAAGGGCACATCCACCAGGG CCCAACAGCAGCTGGCCTTCCTGGAGGGCCGAAAGAAGCAGCTCCTGCAGGCCGCGCTGCGCGCCAAGCAAAAGAATGACGTAGAGGGCGCCAAGATGCATCTGCGCCAAGCCAAAGGGCTAGAGCCCATGCTAGAGGCCTCTCGTAATGGCCTGCCTGTGGACATTGCCAAG GTGCCGCCTGCCCCTGTGAACAAGGATGATTTTGTACTGGTGCAGCGGCCTGGCCCAGGCCTGTCTCAGGAGGCTGTGCGACGCTATGGGGAGCTTACCAAACTCCTGAGACAGCAACATGAA ATGTGTCTGAATCACTCCACACAGTTCACCCACCTGGGCAACATCGCTGAAACTATTAA GTTCGAGAAACTGGCAGAAGACTGTAAGCGGAGCATGGACACCTTAAAGCAGGCCTTTGCCCGCAGTCTGCCCACCCCTTCAGCCCGCTTTGAGCAGAGGACCTTCAGTGTTATCAA GATCTTTCCGGACTTGAGCAACAGTGACATGCTCCTGTTTATCGTGAAGGGCATCAACTTGCCCACACCCACAG GGCTGTCCCCTGGTGACCTGGATGCCTTTGTCCGGTTCGACTTCCCTTACCCCAATGTG GAAGAAGCTCAGAAAGACAAGACCAGTGTAATCAAAAATACAGACTCCCCTG AATTCAAGGAGCAGTTCAAACTCTGCATCAACCGTGGCCACCGTGGCTTCCGAAGGGCCATCCAAACCAAGGGCATCAAGTTCGAAGTGGTCCACAAGGG GGGCCTATTCAAGACTGACAGGGTGCTGGGTACAGCCCAGCTGAAGCTGGATATGTTGGAGACGGCTTGTGAAGTCCATGAGATCCTGGAG GTTTTGGATGGTCGCCGGCCCACAGGGGGCCGGCTTGAAGTGATGGTTCGGATCCGGGAGCCACTGACAGCCCAGCAGTTGGAGACTACAACTGAGAGGTGGCTGGTCATTGATCACCTTCCAGCAGCTGTGAGCACA GTCCCTGGGACCAAAGCAAAGGTGGCCCCCATACCTGCCTCTTCGAGGGAAACAGGGAATAG ATCAGCACGGCCCCTGCATAGCCTTAGCGTGCTGGCCTTTGACCAAGAGCGACTAGAAAGGAAG ATCCTGGCCCTGAGGCAGGCACGCCGGCCTGTGCCCCCAGAAGTGGCCCAGCAGTACCAGGACGTAGTACAGCGTAGCCAGTGGCAGAGGGCACAGCTGGAACAGGGGGGTGCTGCCATCCGAAGGG